The following proteins come from a genomic window of Sesamum indicum cultivar Zhongzhi No. 13 linkage group LG10, S_indicum_v1.0, whole genome shotgun sequence:
- the LOC105171461 gene encoding probable prolyl 4-hydroxylase 4, with the protein MIRFSHVPLFFLLLIATIVRKSLCSSIINPSKVKSISWKPRAFVYEGFLTDEECNHLISLAKSELKRSAVADNVSGKSKLSEVRTSSGMFIPKAKDPIVAGIEEKIATWTFLPQENGEDIQVLRYEPGQKYDPHYDYFADKVNIARGGHRVATVLMYLTDVEKGGETVFPSAEESPRRRSVSTDKDLSECGRQGPAVKPRKGDALLFFSLTPDAVPDPMSLHAGCPVDEGEKWSATKWIHVDSFNKVVGGNCTDADENCERWASLGECTKNPEYMVGSSDLPGYCRKSCKVC; encoded by the exons ATGATTAGATTTTCTCACGTTCCACTGTTTTTCTTGCTGTTGATCGCAACGATCGTCCGGAAATCCTTGTGCAGTTCGATAATCAATCCGTCCAAAGTCAAAAGCATCTCATGGAAACCCAG AGCATTTGTGTACGAAGGTTTTCTAACGGATGAAGAATGCAATCATTTAATATCTCTG GCAAAATCTGAGCTGAAGAGGTCAGCAGTGGCGGACAATGTGTCTGGGAAGAGTAAGCTAAGTGAGGTCCGGACTAGCTCCGGGATGTTTATACCAAAAGCAAAG GATCCTATTGTTGCTGGCATAGAAGAGAAGATTGCTACTTGGACATTTTTACCACAAG AAAATGGAGAAGACATACAAGTATTGCGCTATGAGCCTGGACAGAAATATGATCCTCATTACGACTATTTTGCGGACAAGGTCAATATAGCTCGTGGTGGACACCGGGTAGCTACTGTGTTAATGTATCTTACAGATGTTGAAAAAGGAGGGGAAACTGTGTTTCCCTCTGCAGAG GAATCACCTCGTCGTAGGTCTGTGTCAACAGATAAAGATCTTTCTGAGTGCGGAAGGCAAGGTCCTGCAG TGAAGCCACGGAAAGGGGACGCACTTCTCTTTTTTAGTCTCACTCCAGATGCAGTCCCAGATCCTATGAGTCTGCATGCTGGCTGCCCTGTGGATGAAGGCGAGAAGTGGTCCGCAACAAAGTGGATTCATGTGGATTCTTTCAACAAAGTTGTGGGTGGAAATTGCACCGACGCAGATGAAAATTGTGAAAGATGGGCATCCCTTGGGGAATGTACAAAGAATCCGGAGTACATGGTTGGATCTTCAGATCTTCCAGGATACTGCAGGAAGAGTTGCAAAGTATGTTAA